TCGTCCGCCTCGCGGAATCGGCCCTTCGGGACCCCGAGGACGTGCTTCGCTGGTACAGCGAGCGGGGCGTCCCCGAGGTCGGCCAGCGGTTCGTGGCGGAACTCATGGCGCGAATCGAAGCCCTCGAGGTCCACCCGGACCGCGGCCGGATCGCCCCGGAGCTCAGCCAACCCTTTCTGCGCGAGCTCATCCACCCGCCCTTCCGCATCGTCTACCGCCGGGACCCCGATCGCGTGCGGGTGGTCCGCGTGTGGCGAAGCGAGCGGCTGTTGAAGCTGCCGTGAATCCGAGGAGAGCACCCCACAAGAGCGGCTCACGCAAAGGCGCAAAGACGCAAA
This window of the Thermodesulfobacteriota bacterium genome carries:
- a CDS encoding type II toxin-antitoxin system RelE/ParE family toxin, encoding MPKTVVRLAESALRDPEDVLRWYSERGVPEVGQRFVAELMARIEALEVHPDRGRIAPELSQPFLRELIHPPFRIVYRRDPDRVRVVRVWRSERLLKLP